One window of Phycisphaeraceae bacterium genomic DNA carries:
- the thiL gene encoding thiamine-phosphate kinase, translating into MRECELLAKIAERSGSLARKFPQVTTGPGDDCAVVRIANTDCLLTVDQVIEGRHFRKGTPLDLVARKAIARSLSDIAAMAGTPVCALATGALPRGFPQPDADALFESMKGWAEHWQCPLVGGDIASLPCATDPLTITVTIVGSPHPSRGAVLRSGAQPGDGIYVTGTLGGTLDAATGLGKHLTFEPRLQEARALAEALGPRLHAMMDISDGLGRDATRMASASSARFEIRSDLIPGESSDWRRAASDGEDYELLFAAAGAVDSLLPGGLRISRIGSVGNGRGCGILDGTATIDAHELGWEHR; encoded by the coding sequence ATGCGAGAGTGCGAACTTCTTGCGAAAATCGCCGAGCGCTCAGGATCGCTGGCCCGCAAGTTTCCCCAGGTCACCACCGGCCCGGGCGACGACTGCGCCGTTGTGCGAATCGCGAACACCGACTGCCTGCTGACGGTCGACCAGGTCATTGAGGGTCGCCACTTTCGGAAAGGGACGCCGCTCGATCTTGTGGCGCGCAAGGCGATCGCCCGCTCTCTTTCAGATATTGCCGCGATGGCGGGAACACCGGTTTGCGCGCTGGCAACTGGCGCTCTGCCGCGCGGATTTCCGCAGCCGGACGCGGACGCGCTGTTCGAGTCGATGAAGGGATGGGCGGAGCACTGGCAGTGCCCGCTGGTGGGAGGCGACATCGCATCTCTTCCGTGCGCGACCGACCCGCTCACGATCACGGTCACAATCGTCGGTTCGCCGCATCCATCGCGTGGAGCGGTGCTCCGTTCTGGTGCTCAACCTGGAGACGGCATTTACGTCACAGGCACGCTCGGCGGCACGCTCGACGCGGCGACCGGGCTCGGAAAGCATCTGACGTTCGAGCCCCGCCTGCAAGAGGCCCGAGCGCTCGCCGAAGCTCTCGGTCCACGCCTGCACGCGATGATGGATATCTCCGACGGGCTGGGACGCGACGCGACACGAATGGCGAGCGCTTCGAGCGCCCGATTCGAGATTCGTTCTGATCTCATCCCCGGCGAGAGTTCGGACTGGCGTCGCGCCGCTTCTGATGGCGAGGACTACGAGCTCTTGTTCGCTGCCGCTGGCGCGGTTGACTCGCTGCTGCCCGGCGGGCTGAGGATCTCGCGCATCGGGAGCGTCGGGAACGGACGCGGGTGCGGCATTCTCGACGGCACGGCCACAATTGACGCCCACGAACTGGGCTGGGAGCATCGATAA
- a CDS encoding biopolymer transporter ExbD — translation MRLRTFRKSEGAGHVNVTPLIDVVMCLIIFYLMVGHLAAGRSSSVNLPTSTTGRPPDKATPIVINVAVDEKTNETVLLIGTERVLESQLTKILKDMSEIAPESEVQIRADRSLNYGKVAPILTACRDAGLVSVKLVAAKGGRSTS, via the coding sequence ATGCGTTTGCGAACGTTCAGAAAATCCGAAGGCGCGGGGCACGTCAACGTCACACCGCTGATCGACGTGGTGATGTGCCTGATCATTTTTTACCTGATGGTCGGCCATCTCGCCGCGGGGCGGTCCAGCAGCGTGAATCTGCCGACCTCGACCACGGGGCGCCCGCCGGACAAAGCCACACCGATCGTGATCAACGTCGCGGTCGACGAGAAGACGAACGAGACGGTTCTGCTCATCGGCACCGAACGGGTGCTCGAGTCGCAACTCACCAAGATTCTCAAGGACATGTCCGAGATCGCGCCCGAATCCGAGGTGCAGATCCGTGCGGACCGATCGCTGAACTACGGCAAGGTTGCGCCGATTCTGACCGCGTGCCGCGATGCGGGGTTGGTCTCGGTGAAGCTCGTCGCGGCCAAAGGCGGGAGGAGCACCTCGTGA
- a CDS encoding MotA/TolQ/ExbB proton channel family protein, giving the protein MMQSLTLCGASVLAASDQGGLWGLFVQSFDFFTVLLLLGSLIAVAIIVRCLIDVRERKILPEASIGRINDLMRAGREEDLRAFVKHDESFPSRVLRQVIEPGRKRDRLGMRETAEIAASEEVARWFRAIEPLNVVGNLGPLIGLAGTVWGMILAFTSLGATGGQAGPADLSMGISKALFHTLLGLTLAIPCLFVFGFYRSIVDRICTRGMLVSSQLIESLPADDDDDGTFPPRVEAKPVSRMATAV; this is encoded by the coding sequence ATGATGCAAAGTCTCACTCTCTGCGGCGCTTCCGTGCTTGCCGCTTCGGACCAGGGGGGCCTCTGGGGTCTGTTCGTTCAGTCATTCGACTTCTTCACTGTGCTGCTGCTTTTGGGATCTCTGATCGCGGTGGCGATTATCGTCCGCTGCCTGATCGATGTGCGGGAGCGCAAGATCCTGCCCGAGGCGAGCATCGGACGCATCAACGACCTGATGAGAGCTGGTCGCGAGGAAGATCTCCGGGCGTTCGTCAAGCACGACGAGAGCTTTCCTTCGCGGGTGCTGCGTCAGGTCATCGAGCCCGGACGCAAGCGTGACCGGCTCGGCATGCGTGAGACCGCTGAGATCGCCGCGAGCGAAGAGGTTGCGCGCTGGTTCCGCGCGATCGAACCGTTGAACGTCGTCGGCAATCTCGGGCCGTTGATCGGTCTGGCCGGGACAGTTTGGGGCATGATCCTGGCCTTCACTTCGCTCGGCGCCACGGGTGGCCAGGCGGGCCCGGCCGATCTTTCCATGGGCATCAGCAAGGCGCTCTTCCACACGCTGCTGGGCCTGACGCTCGCGATTCCCTGCCTGTTTGTGTTCGGTTTCTACCGCTCGATCGTGGACCGGATCTGCACGCGGGGCATGCTTGTTTCTTCCCAGCTGATCGAGTCCCTGCCCGCTGATGACGACGACGACGGCACCTTCCCGCCGCGCGTCGAAGCCAAACCGGTTTCACGCATGGCCACGGCGGTGTAA
- the tsaE gene encoding tRNA (adenosine(37)-N6)-threonylcarbamoyltransferase complex ATPase subunit type 1 TsaE, with protein MTQIVRTSTSADYTASIGAGVAALLRGGDIVLLEGDLGAGKTAFVRGFAQALGVGPGLVSSPTFVVINEYPLGRGVRGILRLVHVDAYRLHSSDDLDAAGWDRSVDPAGSARPDRVIIVEWPARISGAFGASPDSLRIRLANLGDSTRRLDISLPQSFTKRPLATEFIEREPTRCPISGAWVEPTRTTYPFAGEREKLADLNRWFSGAYRIGRQATDADYDAAPREGIPSPDPDRASHDEKEN; from the coding sequence GTGACGCAGATTGTCCGAACCAGCACTAGCGCCGATTACACCGCTTCGATCGGTGCAGGAGTAGCTGCTTTGCTGCGCGGCGGCGACATCGTGCTGCTCGAAGGCGACCTCGGCGCTGGCAAAACGGCATTTGTTCGGGGGTTCGCGCAAGCACTTGGAGTTGGGCCGGGGCTCGTGAGCAGCCCGACCTTTGTGGTCATCAATGAGTACCCGCTGGGGCGCGGAGTTCGGGGCATTCTCCGGCTTGTTCACGTCGATGCGTATCGGCTGCATTCATCCGACGATCTCGACGCCGCGGGATGGGACCGATCGGTGGACCCGGCCGGAAGCGCTCGACCCGATCGCGTGATTATCGTGGAATGGCCGGCACGGATCTCCGGGGCGTTTGGTGCATCGCCGGACTCGCTCCGGATTCGGCTTGCCAATCTCGGCGATTCGACGCGGCGGCTCGATATCTCCCTGCCTCAATCATTCACGAAAAGACCGCTTGCCACGGAATTCATCGAGCGCGAACCGACCCGGTGTCCGATTTCGGGCGCCTGGGTTGAACCGACGCGTACTACATACCCGTTTGCCGGAGAACGAGAGAAACTCGCCGATTTGAACCGATGGTTTTCGGGCGCCTACCGAATCGGCCGCCAAGCAACCGACGCCGACTATGACGCGGCGCCCCGGGAAGGCATTCCATCCCCCGATCCGGACCGCGCGAGCCACGACGAAAAAGAGAACTAA
- a CDS encoding NAD+ synthase: MRLALAQTNPTVGDIAGNAAAIAKSIEHAKDQGADCVVFPELALCGYPPRDLLLQGGFLRACVDAAKELGKKHSSGITVIFGSPLPVSGNVDSPDGIANSLLAYRGGQMLGYYDKRLLPTYDIFDEDRYFTPGNRALVVEVGGVTIGLTICEDLWKGEDAGFASHYSDAPDPVAQVVQAGAQVIVSASASPFVLGKSPRHRTILKKHAMNHGVYVASVNQVGGNDELVFDGHAAAFAPNGDLIAAGPGFEEAMTIVELPTKSGSVTDPVTTKSDEEQLFRALVLGVRDYCRKTGFKSALLGLSGGIDSAVTAALACAALGSSSVLGVALPGPYSSEHSKSDAYDVAQRLGMKCITVPISPVFDGAVSTIDPALVSLEAPKLGERLPDLAEENLQSRLRGTILMALSNRTGAIVLTTGNKSELAVGYCTLYGDMNGGLAVLCDLTKNWVYRLAKWMNAHARECGFAAPPIPAASIEKAPSAELRPNQTDQDSLPAYDVLDEILHRYVERKQSAGDIIRDCSGREGFDEATVRRVIRLTDLSEYKRKQAAIGLKVTGVAFGSGRRMPIAQGWKSP, encoded by the coding sequence ATGCGACTGGCTCTTGCACAAACGAATCCGACGGTCGGCGATATCGCGGGCAACGCCGCGGCAATCGCCAAGTCGATCGAGCACGCCAAAGACCAGGGCGCCGACTGCGTCGTGTTTCCTGAACTCGCCCTGTGCGGCTACCCGCCAAGGGATCTGCTGCTTCAAGGAGGATTTCTCCGCGCATGCGTCGATGCCGCAAAGGAGTTGGGAAAGAAGCACTCGAGCGGCATCACGGTGATCTTCGGCTCTCCACTGCCGGTGAGCGGCAACGTGGATTCGCCTGATGGGATCGCCAATTCGCTGCTGGCGTACCGCGGCGGCCAAATGCTGGGTTATTACGACAAACGACTTCTGCCGACATACGACATCTTCGATGAGGACCGCTACTTCACCCCGGGGAATCGCGCCTTGGTGGTCGAGGTCGGTGGTGTCACAATTGGCTTGACGATCTGCGAGGACTTGTGGAAGGGCGAAGACGCCGGATTCGCTTCGCATTATTCCGACGCGCCCGATCCCGTCGCTCAAGTCGTTCAGGCCGGCGCACAAGTGATTGTCTCCGCTTCGGCAAGCCCGTTCGTGCTCGGGAAGAGCCCGCGACATCGCACGATTCTCAAGAAGCACGCCATGAACCATGGCGTGTATGTGGCGAGCGTGAACCAGGTGGGCGGAAACGACGAACTGGTTTTCGACGGACATGCCGCGGCATTCGCTCCGAATGGCGATCTGATCGCCGCCGGCCCCGGCTTCGAAGAGGCGATGACGATCGTCGAGCTGCCGACAAAATCGGGCTCCGTGACGGATCCTGTCACGACAAAGAGCGACGAAGAGCAGTTGTTCCGTGCGCTGGTCCTGGGTGTGCGTGACTACTGCCGCAAGACCGGATTCAAAAGCGCGCTCCTCGGGCTCTCGGGCGGCATCGACAGCGCGGTGACGGCGGCGCTCGCGTGCGCGGCACTCGGATCTTCCAGCGTATTGGGCGTCGCGCTTCCCGGCCCATACTCGAGCGAGCACAGTAAGTCGGATGCATACGACGTCGCGCAGCGGCTCGGCATGAAGTGCATCACGGTGCCGATCTCGCCGGTGTTCGACGGCGCGGTAAGCACGATTGATCCGGCCCTGGTTTCTCTCGAGGCGCCGAAACTCGGAGAACGTTTGCCGGACCTTGCAGAGGAGAACCTGCAATCGCGCCTCCGCGGCACAATCCTGATGGCTCTCTCGAATCGCACCGGCGCGATCGTGCTGACAACCGGGAACAAGAGCGAGCTTGCGGTTGGATACTGCACTCTCTATGGCGACATGAACGGCGGACTCGCCGTGCTGTGTGATCTGACAAAGAACTGGGTCTATCGCCTCGCAAAGTGGATGAACGCACACGCACGCGAGTGCGGCTTTGCGGCGCCCCCGATTCCCGCTGCGAGCATCGAGAAGGCACCGAGCGCGGAACTCCGCCCGAATCAGACAGACCAGGACTCGCTGCCCGCCTACGACGTGCTCGATGAGATACTCCACCGCTATGTCGAGCGCAAGCAGAGCGCCGGCGACATCATTCGCGACTGCTCCGGACGTGAAGGGTTCGACGAGGCAACAGTTCGTCGAGTGATCCGCCTGACGGATCTGTCAGAGTACAAACGCAAGCAAGCCGCGATCGGGCTGAAGGTGACCGGCGTGGCGTTCGGGTCGGGGCGAAGAATGCCGATCGCGCAAGGCTGGAAGAGCCCGTGA
- a CDS encoding flippase-like domain-containing protein translates to MNSTETPKRMSAGRIALQVIGFAIGVALLAWCVRQAFSPGNQEQLAALRHAPPHHIAILCAANAMVLFCSGLSFYVSLHPIKKLNFWDLQATNVIATFLSYVPFKAGMLFRILVHNRRDRVPLALIGAWFGAVSIVMAITILPLFLASLAVREINGKWIAIAFFTGAAGYSIVCLLAWYFHGTRGMAILRAIAERFGNRARTIVRTRFVRTAHGGLDILASPGRVLALVAVRLVDMASQAGRFYIAGQIVGTPIPFESCVLLASMHFVVGVMSPAGTVGTREAAVVGAAAMLGLENPPAMAGVALLVLASEAVVNATLSAFALIRLGIHRMFVPRGLTGHTPAGASSRNPETEFET, encoded by the coding sequence ATGAACAGCACGGAGACACCAAAGCGGATGTCCGCCGGAAGAATCGCGCTGCAAGTGATCGGCTTTGCGATCGGAGTGGCTCTGCTCGCCTGGTGCGTCAGGCAAGCGTTTAGCCCGGGTAACCAGGAGCAGCTGGCGGCGTTGAGGCATGCCCCTCCGCACCACATCGCGATTCTTTGCGCCGCCAACGCGATGGTGCTTTTTTGTTCCGGCCTGAGTTTCTATGTTTCACTCCACCCCATCAAGAAACTGAACTTCTGGGATTTGCAGGCGACCAACGTCATCGCCACGTTCTTGAGTTATGTCCCTTTCAAGGCCGGGATGCTCTTTCGGATTCTGGTACACAACCGGCGAGATCGAGTCCCGTTGGCCCTGATCGGAGCTTGGTTCGGAGCGGTCTCGATCGTGATGGCAATCACCATTTTGCCGCTCTTCCTGGCTTCACTGGCCGTGCGCGAAATCAACGGGAAATGGATCGCGATCGCGTTTTTCACCGGCGCGGCCGGCTACTCGATCGTCTGCCTGCTCGCGTGGTATTTTCACGGAACCCGCGGCATGGCGATCCTTCGGGCGATCGCCGAGCGGTTTGGAAACCGGGCAAGGACAATCGTGCGCACCAGGTTCGTCCGCACCGCTCACGGCGGGCTCGACATCCTCGCGTCGCCGGGTCGCGTCCTTGCGCTGGTCGCCGTGCGGCTGGTCGATATGGCAAGCCAGGCGGGACGCTTCTACATCGCGGGACAAATTGTCGGGACACCGATCCCGTTCGAATCATGCGTCCTGTTGGCATCGATGCACTTTGTCGTTGGCGTCATGAGCCCTGCCGGCACGGTCGGCACTCGGGAGGCAGCAGTTGTCGGTGCCGCGGCAATGCTCGGGCTGGAGAACCCGCCGGCCATGGCCGGCGTCGCGCTGCTTGTTCTCGCCAGTGAAGCCGTCGTGAATGCGACGCTATCCGCGTTCGCTCTCATTCGACTCGGCATTCACCGCATGTTTGTGCCGCGGGGACTGACCGGCCACACCCCGGCGGGTGCGTCCTCACGGAATCCAGAGACCGAGTTCGAAACTTGA
- a CDS encoding transcriptional repressor, with amino-acid sequence MPGSKSLSGSPAELDELAVIEPVCAVFRRTLKGAGLKYTLERAQILDSVMRQPGLFHADELIKGLKAEGFRVSKATVYRTLKLMQDSGIIQRVLFDDDDAGRYQVVFGTSGSDLLIRTDNGDAVQIEISELRGLCEKLCAERGLTLKAHRLQVFAAPN; translated from the coding sequence ATGCCCGGGTCCAAATCGTTGTCCGGTTCCCCCGCAGAACTCGACGAACTCGCCGTCATTGAACCGGTCTGCGCGGTCTTTCGACGAACGCTAAAAGGGGCCGGGCTGAAGTACACGCTCGAGCGCGCACAGATTCTTGATTCGGTCATGCGCCAGCCGGGCTTGTTCCACGCGGATGAACTGATCAAGGGCCTGAAAGCCGAGGGGTTCCGTGTTTCGAAGGCGACGGTCTATCGCACGCTGAAACTGATGCAGGATTCGGGCATCATCCAGAGGGTGCTCTTCGATGACGATGATGCCGGGCGATATCAGGTTGTGTTCGGAACGAGTGGCAGCGACCTGCTCATCCGTACCGACAACGGTGATGCGGTCCAGATCGAGATTTCCGAATTGCGGGGCCTCTGTGAGAAGCTGTGCGCCGAACGTGGTCTGACACTGAAAGCCCACCGGCTCCAGGTCTTCGCCGCGCCGAATTGA